From Aquila chrysaetos chrysaetos chromosome 3, bAquChr1.4, whole genome shotgun sequence, the proteins below share one genomic window:
- the POLR1F gene encoding DNA-directed RNA polymerase I subunit RPA43: MAVAGEPPPPPAAIPSFAVARGLVGRRYSCLVVAPHRRHVALAPRYLGRKRTGIRAQLDAELLRYSESLQGVPVAYDNIRVVGELGDIYDDQGFIHLNVEADFVIFSPKKGKKLVGVINKVAPSHIGCLIHGCFNASIPKPEQMSIVQWQDLGLKIGDELKFQVLHLDSDAAGVFFIRGGLTKRSMKPKRSETVTDSTNGDEIQKLDHQENDLNDSGGDNVTEEPLGETDNTGREKGEEQSVDAVNGLCDDKNKKKKKKKHKQEEQEHVLPTSDSSGYQSDHKKSKKKKRKHCDEVEESELSQLSQEPKAKKKRD, from the exons ATGGCCGTGGcgggggagccgccgccgccgcccgccgccatcCCCTCCTTCGCCGTGGCCCGCGGCCTGGTGGGGCGCCGCTACTCGTGCCTGGTGGTGGCGCCGCACCGCAGGCACGTCGCGCTGGCGCCGCGCTACCTGGGCCGCAAGCGCACCGGCATCCGCGCCCAGCTCGACGCCGAGCTCCTGCGCTACTCGGAAAG ccTTCAGGGTGTGCCTGTGGCTTACGACAACATCAGAGTGGTGGGTGAGCTCGGGGACATTTACGACGACCAAGGATTCATCCACCTGAACGTCGAGGCGGACTTCGTCATCTTCAGCcccaagaaagggaaaaaactggTG ggtGTAATTAATAAAGTGGCCCCTAGTCATATTGGCTGCCTGATACATGGATGCTTCAATGCTTCTATCCCTAAACCTGAACAAATGTCGATTGTACAGTGGCAAGACCTGGGGTTAAAAATAGGGGATGAACTCAAATTTCAAGTATTGCACTTGGATTCTGATGCAGCTGGGGTGTTCTTCATTCGAGGGGGACTCACTAAAAGGAG CATGAAGCCCAAACGATCTGAGACTGTCACTGACAGTACAAATGGAGATGAAATTCAAAAGCTTGACCACCAGGAAAATGACTTGAATGACTCTGGGGGAGATAATGTCACAGAGGAGCCTCTGGGTGAGACGGATAACACCgggagggaaaaaggagaagagcaaAGTGTTGATGCTGTGAATGGATTGTGCGATGAtaaaaacaagaagaagaaaaagaagaagcaTAAGCAAGAAGAACAGGAACATGTATTGCCTACCAGTGACTCCAGTGGTTACCAAAGTGACCataaaaagtcaaagaaaaagaaaagaaagcattgtgATGAAGTTGAAGAAAGTGAATTATCTCAGCTGTCACAAGAACccaaagctaaaaagaaaagagactaA